Within the Fusarium keratoplasticum isolate Fu6.1 chromosome 1, whole genome shotgun sequence genome, the region ttcttcatcggctaCTTCTGCTGCTCCTTCTAATCCATTCGCAGTGGCGACAGCTCCTGCTAAACCCGAAGCAGCTCCTTTGCCGCCAGACTTTCTgtcgacgaagaagacgagcaAGCCTGCAGACTCAACAGACGCCCCACTGCCGCCCGACTTTGTCAATGTGTCCAAGCCCTCAGAAAAGTCGACGGCTGCACTAAGTGCCCCCTTGCCACCAGACTTTAccaagccagcaaagaagcccgCTGCGGAACCAAACGATGCTCCGTTGCCTCCCGATTTTGTTGCTCCCAAGGCCCCCTCAAAGGAGCCTTCCTTTGTGCCCTCTGTTCCCGAGTCAACTGAGGATGAGAGTGatctggaggatgaggatgaggatgaggatgaggatgacgacgatggctcCGAAGGTAGTGGTATCGACGTTGCCAAAGATCTGAGCCCAAGCGTCAGTGGCCTAACCCCCACGCCTGGTTTCACCCCTCAAAGCTCGTTTGGTGGTCTGGGCGGACCTGCCCTTGGTAGCAGCAGGGCCAACCAAGAATCATCCCGGCCCCTGTTTGGCGAAATCAGCCGCAATGCTCCCTTGTTCCCACGCCCAACTGCGACCAGCCCCAGGTCCCCTAGCCCGGTTCGGAGTGCTATACCAAACCGAGTGATGAGGTCGGAAGCTATGAGGTCAGTGAGCGCCCCCGGGATGGCATCGCAAATCCTCGGACCCAGACAGTCTCAGATGGGGGCTTCTATCACAAGTAGGGATACCAACGCGCCGGAGGATCCTTTCATGGTCCAGCACCGGAAGTTGAAGGCGAAACAGGAGGCAGCGGAAACCCAACCACTcgtggatgaagaggatgacgaagtGCAGAAGATTCTCGCATCCGAGGTTGAGGGCAGCTTGACGCTAGATGAGTTCGTTGCTCACTCCAACGTTGCACCTCCCGCCAAGGAGAGTATCCCAAGCCAAGTCGAGGCAGTCTATCGAGATATCAACTCGATGATTGACACTCTCGGCCTCAACGCGCGCACTGTCAAGTCATTCATCAAGGGTCACACTGAGGAATGTAAGCAAGGCGGACGAACCAAGGATGATCTCGAGGATCCCGATGATTGGGTTCTTTGCGAGattgatgagcttggggaAGTTCTGGACAACGAGCTGTACCCGGATCTTGAGGATGGTCGTGTTCGTGACTTGGAAGCTAAGCTCGACGCATGCCACGAACTGACAAGAGATATGCACCGCCTACGGGCTAAGCAGGAAGATCTCAAGAAGATCCTCATGATCAGGACGGACCCTGACCAGGCCGAAGTGACGCGGTCTATGCCACTGAGTGCGGAGCAAGCAACACAGCAGAACGAACTCAGACGGGAGTTTGCCAAGTTCTCGAAGCTTGTTGCTGAGGCGGAAGAATCGCTGACGCTGCTCAAGACACGAATTGCATCAGTCTCGAGCGCTTcaggcaagggcaagacaaGCGTGCCAACGGTGGACGCCGTGATCCgtaccatcaccaagatgacGGCCATGGTTGAGAAGCGAAGTGGAGACATTGACGTCCTGGAGAACCAGCTGCGCAAGATCCATCTGGGCGGTTCGAGCCGAGAGGGATCCCCAATGACACCTCAGGCAAGGAAGAGCATCATGTTCTCTCCTGATTCGACGCCTGCGCGAACTCTTCGCCACAGTTTCGCGGGCAGCGTTTCCTTGGGTGCGTCGGTGCGGGCCACCCCCCCTCGCAAGAAGCTCAGTGGTTTCAGCcgggaggagaagggcgacctgatggagaagagggcgcGCAGACAGGCAGTTCTCCAGAAACTCAAGGGGAGCGTCGAGAAGAGAGGCGTCAATGTGTGGAACATGGAGGATATTGAATAATGGCAAGAAGACTGGGATATGGGTAGAGAGAAGTTGAGGATGAATAGCACATGAAACAAACGAAATAACCAAGCAACTGTAGTTTAGAGCTTAGATAGTGTATCAATTGGTCGGGAGAAGCACTCAGCTAATGTATTCTTTGGATTCTGGACTTATCCTGGGTTAATCAAGTTGTTGGAGATAAGAAAACAAGTAGTTTGAGGATATCAAATGATGTGaggtttttattaattccttCTTTCCTATTGCTTGGCCCAAAAAACACCTGACTCCATGGGTATTCATCCCCAGACATTAATTAAGATACATGATGCGTATGAAGCCGAATTGTCGACTCAAGAAGTAGTGGTAGAGGGAGTAGATCGAGGGACGGCAGGCTTGGACTCGACAGCCGGGGTCTCGGTGGGCATGGTGCGAGGGATAGCAGCCGTAGGCGTAGAAGGAACCCGGCAGTGGTCCTTGTTCTTGTGCTCGGGGTGGGTTCGAGGAGTGTAGCTGAGTTTTGTTAGTATTGCGAATGTTTTGATTGGAGCTGAGGTGGGGGTGAATTACTTGACGAAGGAGAGCATCTTGAAGGCTGTGGAGGgttggttgtggttgtggtttTTGTTGTGTAGTTGATTGAGGCTTTGAGAGTCTTGATTGTCAAGGCTGATTGATTGctttgatggtgatgatggattgAACAAGCAGATCGAACACCAAGAGGGAATTGGACAGGCATTATATAGTTTTGGAGTCTGGCAGAAATCTCCAAGGCCGGACCGGTTACGTTCTGGTGACTCCAAGGGAGCCTCTACGTGTGACCGGCATCATCTAGGTAGTACTCTGCTGGGACAGGGATGGGCTACTGGAAAGCTGGGCACGGGACTGACGTCGTCCGGGTTGCCCGGACAGGGAAGCGATGGGGGAATCTCTGCTCTGCAGCGGGGGATCAGAGTGCGCGTGACGCCTTCTGCTGCGCAGTTGCTCGTCCGTGAGATCCTTGCCCgagagaggagagcgagTCGCAGCCCAGGGGTCCAGGTCGCGGAGAATGCTGGGGGTGTGGGCATGTGCTGATCTGAACCTGGACAACGAGGCCGGCCCGGTGAGCGGCGAGCTGGACAACGGAGGAACCGCACCGCAATTGTGGCCGTGTAAGCGAGAGGCTCTGCTTCTTGCTTTCCCAGGGATCTCTATGGTTTTTCCTTGTTTAGAGGCGAGGCCGAAGTCGCAGGTCTTGATGAGAGCAAACACAACACCTGCCGAGTATGAATCATGACACTTATCATAGTTTGTATTGATAATTCAATTCTGCGATTGATTGCACTTTTTCCATCCCACACACTCCACATGATTTTGACATCTGCCCCTCGACTCACGCTCGTCTTGTAAATCGGCCCATTCGTTTTTCTCTGCTTTCAAAACTCCGGTCGTCCTCTGGTGGGGCTCTCCTGCGCCGGTCCGCTTTCGCATTTCAATGGAACAGCCACCGAAGCTTAGGCCAGGTCACCGGTCGGCGGTCTCGGGGTGGGGCCATCTCTGCGCCGTGCTGCAGTGGGtctcccttttttttcctgcTCCTTCCTTTCCCAAACTTTTGTGTGGGGaccttcttcaccttggcTCACCTTGATTTTTTCACCGCTCACCGAGGAGGGGCACCCTTCAAAAAATTGTTTGGTTCTGGTTCTCTACCAGCCATAGCCCTTCACTCCAACCTGTCTGTACCTATATCCAACCCGCGCGAGCGCATAGTGATTTCAAGATGCATCCCACACAGCAGGCTGCGTGGAGGAGGGCTCCCGATGCGGAGGAAACTGCGCGCCGCCAGGTAACGTCAATTGATCCTTCTCAAATTATTGTTCTAACTTTTCCATGCGCCAGACCGTCGGTATCAACAAGGAGACGGTGACCAACATCTCTTCGACCGACTACCCCGGACACCACCCCGGCGAGGACGCCGCCTTCACCATTGAGCGGTTCCGCGAGGGCTTCTCCGTGGGCTTCCACCAGAACGACCAGTTCCTGtcgtccttctccctcgtcgGCATCGACGCCTCGCTCGCCAACGCCTTCCgccgcatcctcctcgccgagatcCCCACGCTCGCCGTCGAGAACGTCTACATCGAGAACAACACCTCCGTGATCCAGGATGAGGTCCTCGCCCACCGACTCGGCCTCGTCCCCTTCAAGGGCGGCCGGGAGGGCCTCCGCGACTTCCTCAAGTGGTATAAGAAGCCCGAGCCCGGAGAGGACCCCTTCTCTGGATGCTTCGACTACAACACGGTCCGCCTCGAGCTCAACGTGACGTGCACCGTGAACCCGGACGCCTCTCCCACCGAGAACGACCCCCTCAAGGCCTACAACAACGCCCACGTCTACGCCCGCGACATCGTCTTTGTCCCCACGGGGAGGCAGGTCGAGTACTTTAGCGGGGAGGACGCCATCGCCCCGACGAACCCGgacatcctcatcgccaagCTGCGCCCGCGCCAGACCATCAACCTCGCCATGCACATGCACAAGGGCATCGGCGCCGACCACGCCAAGTTCTCCCCCGTCGCGACCGCCTCGTACCGCCTCCtgcccaccatcaccatcaccaagcccaTCCTGGGTGCCGACGCCGACAAGTTTGCCAAGTGCTTCCCCCAGGGTGTCATTGGTCTTGAGCGCgtcaccgccgaggaggctgcgCAGGCTGGCAGCGGTTACGAGGGCCACGAgggcgagaccaaggccgtGGTGGTGGATGCCATGAAGGACACGGTCAGCCGCGAGGTCCTACGGCATGAGGAGTttgagggcaaggtcaagctgggCCGGAGGAGAGatcacttcatcttctccatcgagAGCACAGGGCAGTGGGACAGCGACGAGCTTTTCCTCGAGTCGGTCAAGcacctcaagctcaagtgcaagaagctcgagcaGCAGGTTGTCAACATGGTGCGGTAGTCAACAGGGCAAGCATGCATGGTTCTTGGGGAGTCTTGATTGTTTAGGTTGTTCTCTATTGCGGCTGTATCATAAtcgtcttgtcttgttgctgcttCATCTTTTTTCTTGCGGTCTCTACGGTTAGATAAAAAGGAATGATACCATGAccaccttcttcatcttcgccAGTCATTTCTTCTCCATTTCATCATGACAATCGATGCTCACTCCTCTATTCTTGGTTGTGTCTGCGTCGTCATAGTCTTTTCTGCATCATCATGTCCAACGCCCGAAAATGCCCAAAAAAATCCCAAACGCCGTGTCTATCTCCTGACCCCCAATCAGGAACTCgtcttgaacttgaggaagaagttgaacTCGAGGGGGAATGCGGGGTCGGTTACTACAATTTCCTGCCcttcctcaagaccaagctcatTGAGTGACTTGCTCAGGTTGGGACGTGTCTGCTCTTCTAGGCCAGGGGGGAACTGCATGTATAGGGTCTTGCTCTCGGCGCggatggatggcttcttgagctgggcTTCGGGTCGTACAGCGAACGAGTCGATAAGGTCTTGCAGAGTAGTCTTGGGGTCGACTTCGAGAGGGCGGGCTTGGCGTCCGCAGACGGGGCagtcatccttcttctcatgcTTGAAAGTGTAGGTGTAGATGCTGTCGTTCCCCGAGTACATCATATAGTTGGACTCGAATCCCAGACATGGGGCCGAGCCAGTGGCAATCTTGAAGGCCTCGTTACAGCAGGCGGCAGCAATGATGGCATTGGTGGATGCAATGGCCGGGATAATGTTCTTGATGGTACCTTGCGTTAGGGAATACGTCACGCCCGAGATGCCAAACTCTTGGGCGCGGATCAGGGCCTTCTGGAACAGCCAGGTGACGTGCTCCGGATCatccttgtcgagcttggggAACGGCTTCTCCTGCTCCCAGGCAATGACATGGGCCCACTCGATGCAGTGCTCGGGCTGGCGCGGGATCGAGGCGATGGTGCAGAGCGGGACAGCTGCACGTGGGGCGTGCATGTCCAGCTGGCACTCGATGCACGAGGTTATGGATGGTATGATGACTCTGGCCTGGCCCTTGAAGCCCTCGGTGCCGCCGTCGATGAGTGGCTTTATCGCATCGGGGTCCTTACCCTCCTCCGCGATGGACACCAGCATGGCGTTGATCCACCGACGCGCCTCGATGCTGTCCAGGccgcagatgatgagctggaacTGGTTATAGAActcctcgtcaaagtcctGGATGCGGTTGTTGTGCGCCGTGATGGACACGCCCTTGACCCTCTTCTGCACGAACTCGGCGgccacctcggccttgtacTTGCCGACATCGGACTTGCGGAAGAGGAACTGTCGGTTCAGGTTGGAGATGTCGATGGTATCTGGAGAGCGCCGTGAGCTGATGGTCATGTCAGTAGCGGTGGAGGGGGTGGCGGACGGACCCATGTCTATTACGTGAATGTTTTTGAATCGCGACAtggcgaggttcttgaggattTCGCATCCTAGGCCACCAGCGCCGCTGTTGTAGTCAGTACGAGTACGGATCGAAGCTCGGGGGGTTATAGACAGACATGACGCTGGCTAGGTTAGCACGATAGCTCTAGATAGCTCGGACGGGACGACTTACAGAaccttgaacttgtcaaaCTGCTCGAGAAACTCGGGACCGGTAGCATCGGGGTCGGTATAGGGGCCTGGATTTCGACGGATGTGGTTGAGATACTTCCTTTTGGTTGCGGTCAGCAGGTGATGGATCGTCGACTAGGTAGCTAGCTCCCTTACCATCGTCTCTCTTCAATGTCGGCCGCTGAAGCCggagccgcagcagcagcaggttcTAGAGTATCGACGCTCATGGCCTAAGGATTCCAATCAGGCTTTCTAAAGATCCAGGGGGAAATGAGGTGTAGGAGGTGTAAGATGGGGGAGATGGTCGAGGTGCACAAGGCAGAACAGATCTGGGGGATCCGTGCGTTCGCGGGGAGCATCATGATTGCTCCAGGTGGCGCGGTGAGCTTCGGTGAGCGTCGGTGAATGTGGGGTTGACTGTCTCAGGTTGACGGTCTTTACCAGGCAGGAGCGGGAAGGAATGACGACTAAATATAGGAAAAGacagagaaaagagagggaaaacaTGTTTGTTTATTGTTTTGATTGAATTCCCAACGGATCTATAACTGTGATCCTAAATCTACTGATATGAATAAGTTTTGAGAATCAAACCTGGTAGCACAGCCCAGCTCCACGAGGTCCCTGCAGTGGAAGCTTCTATTGTGGCGGCTCGTGGCTGCAGAAGGCTCACACCCCACCAGAGCCCACTGAGGCACCAGCCAGCTTAGTATCACAGTTACCAGCTCCAGCTTGTAAACTTGACTTTGTCAACTCCAGCACTCTATTTGCATTTTAATATTTATCTCCCCATACAGCATGAGCCGGTTCTAAGAACTCATTAAAAGACCTCGGGCATTTGTTGCGCATAATCGATATATGGTTTGccaaccatcaccatggaCGACCTACTCACCCCCGTCAGCACCACCTATCTCAAACCTCGAAACGAGCCTCAACAGTTCCTCACAGAAGTGAAGCCGGCCATTGAGCATAAAAAGATCACTTCCATCTCGACTCCGGATGAAGCTTTGGACGCTCTCAAGAGCCAGCCAGATTACGACACTCTCGTCGCAGTCCTAGAATTCCTAAATGGCGACAAGCCCGCGTCCGACGGTTTCTCATTCCAAACTCCAAACCCGAAGAGCGCCGCCATCGTGCACCTTCTAGTTTCCGAGATCGTGCCAAACTACTACACGCTTCTTGTCGAGGGAGCTCCCGAGCACGATGGCTCGTCAGAGGAACCTCATGTTGAGCTCCTGCTACGCTGCCTCCGCAGCTCAACAGGTCTCAACG harbors:
- a CDS encoding DNA-directed RNA polymerases I and III subunit RPAC1, which gives rise to MHPTQQAAWRRAPDAEETARRQTVGINKETVTNISSTDYPGHHPGEDAAFTIERFREGFSVGFHQNDQFLSSFSLVGIDASLANAFRRILLAEIPTLAVENVYIENNTSVIQDEVLAHRLGLVPFKGGREGLRDFLKWYKKPEPGEDPFSGCFDYNTVRLELNVTCTVNPDASPTENDPLKAYNNAHVYARDIVFVPTGRQVEYFSGEDAIAPTNPDILIAKLRPRQTINLAMHMHKGIGADHAKFSPVATASYRLLPTITITKPILGADADKFAKCFPQGVIGLERVTAEEAAQAGSGYEGHEGETKAVVVDAMKDTVSREVLRHEEFEGKVKLGRRRDHFIFSIESTGQWDSDELFLESVKHLKLKCKKLEQQVVNMVR
- a CDS encoding NEDD8-activating enzyme E1 catalytic subunit yields the protein MSVDTLEPAAAAAPASAADIEERRWKYLNHIRRNPGPYTDPDATGPEFLEQFDKFKVLVIGAGGLGCEILKNLAMSRFKNIHVIDMGPSATPSTATDMTISSRRSPDTIDISNLNRQFLFRKSDVGKYKAEVAAEFVQKRVKGVSITAHNNRIQDFDEEFYNQFQLIICGLDSIEARRWINAMLVSIAEEGKDPDAIKPLIDGGTEGFKGQARVIIPSITSCIECQLDMHAPRAAVPLCTIASIPRQPEHCIEWAHVIAWEQEKPFPKLDKDDPEHVTWLFQKALIRAQEFGISGVTYSLTQGTIKNIIPAIASTNAIIAAACCNEAFKIATGSAPCLGFESNYMMYSGNDSIYTYTFKHEKKDDCPVCGRQARPLEVDPKTTLQDLIDSFAVRPEAQLKKPSIRAESKTLYMQFPPGLEEQTRPNLSKSLNELGLEEGQEIVVTDPAFPLEFNFFLKFKTSS